One Nitrospira sp. SG-bin1 genomic region harbors:
- a CDS encoding lipid-A-disaccharide synthase produces MARILIVTGEASGDLHGANLAKALKARDPQVSLAGIGGRAMEAAGVRLVEEMGRFDVIGMVGPLALLSIIRRFLMMRRLFRSKQWDTVVFIDHPGLNLRFAYFAKAAGLRVIYYIAPQIWAWAPYRIRWIKQRVDHVLVILPFEKSLYDEAGVPCTFVGHPILDAVESRYDRTELRTRFGFSVGERVIALLPGSRPREVQVLLPILLDAVEKLARRDPKTKFILAQASTIHDNLLQPLLAGSSVPIALVKEQATEVMVVSDLVLVASGTATLQAAVVGTPMVLFYRTTPLTFWFANIVIRFMIRVKWIGLVNLVAGRTVVPELLQSAATGQRLYEEALRILEDRTIYDGMKQDLAQVRTALGAPGASAKAAKVVLAACQA; encoded by the coding sequence ATGGCCCGTATTCTGATCGTTACTGGCGAAGCTTCCGGCGACCTTCACGGAGCCAATCTTGCCAAAGCGCTGAAAGCGCGCGATCCTCAGGTTTCATTGGCTGGAATCGGTGGGCGTGCGATGGAGGCGGCCGGCGTGCGATTGGTGGAGGAAATGGGGCGATTTGACGTTATCGGGATGGTCGGTCCCTTGGCCTTACTGTCGATCATTCGACGGTTCCTCATGATGCGGCGGTTATTCCGATCAAAACAATGGGACACCGTGGTGTTCATCGACCATCCGGGTCTCAACCTGCGGTTCGCGTATTTCGCCAAGGCGGCCGGGTTACGGGTGATTTATTATATTGCCCCGCAGATCTGGGCGTGGGCCCCTTACCGGATTCGTTGGATCAAGCAGCGAGTGGATCATGTCCTGGTCATACTCCCGTTTGAGAAGTCGTTATACGATGAGGCGGGTGTGCCTTGTACGTTCGTCGGCCACCCTATATTGGATGCAGTGGAAAGCCGGTATGATCGGACGGAACTCCGAACCAGATTCGGGTTTTCCGTCGGTGAGCGAGTCATCGCCTTGTTGCCGGGGAGCCGGCCACGTGAAGTGCAGGTTCTGTTGCCGATTCTTCTCGATGCGGTAGAGAAATTGGCTCGCCGAGACCCAAAAACGAAGTTTATTCTGGCGCAAGCTTCCACCATACACGATAATCTGTTGCAGCCTCTCCTGGCGGGAAGCTCGGTTCCTATCGCGCTGGTGAAAGAACAGGCCACCGAAGTGATGGTGGTGTCGGACCTTGTGCTGGTGGCCTCCGGGACGGCCACGTTGCAAGCGGCTGTGGTCGGAACCCCGATGGTGTTGTTCTATCGAACCACGCCGCTGACGTTTTGGTTCGCGAATATCGTGATTCGATTCATGATCCGGGTCAAATGGATCGGGTTGGTCAATCTGGTGGCGGGCCGGACGGTCGTGCCGGAATTGCTTCAGTCCGCTGCGACAGGGCAGCGATTGTATGAAGAGGCTCTTCGAATCTTGGAGGATCGGACGATCTATGACGGGATGAAACAAGACTTGGCACAGGTTCGGACCGCGTTAGGAGCACCAGGGGCGTCAGCCAAAGCGGCGAAGGTGGTGTTGGCGGCATGTCAGGCTTAG